A region of Subdoligranulum variabile DNA encodes the following proteins:
- a CDS encoding DUF4340 domain-containing protein — protein sequence MNRKKIMPLLLLAAGVLVLAVLLAVLEFSQSGDQQEGIALCNFSADVIDQVSYSGENVEATLLKGSSGDWMLDSDPTLPLDQEVTGSLIEKFAGLTATRQLQPEELAEIPERSDTPLMVFGISSGESTRTLTVDRANDVADIYYVYDENGTAYTVPQSDLAGLCKDPRDLYKSQTLTDKTIDDVTSMQVADLRFIQTEGTWTLADDPDYALDQDAVKKMANTVCGVKTDWTITSPQEDSVYGLDAPDVTATVTFTDGTSLTVRLGSLKEGDDTVCYLASSDAPTVVYEVSADYKAAFAVTKESLYDAQATAESAEEEDTIVAEHPVGGKDDYADVAEE from the coding sequence GTGAATCGCAAAAAAATCATGCCGCTGCTGTTGTTGGCGGCGGGGGTACTGGTGCTGGCTGTGTTGCTGGCGGTGCTGGAATTTTCGCAGTCCGGGGACCAGCAGGAGGGGATTGCACTGTGCAATTTCTCCGCCGATGTTATAGACCAGGTATCTTACAGCGGTGAAAATGTGGAGGCAACGTTGCTCAAGGGCAGCAGCGGAGACTGGATGCTGGATTCCGACCCCACGCTGCCGCTGGATCAGGAAGTCACGGGTTCCCTCATTGAAAAGTTTGCCGGGCTGACGGCAACACGGCAGCTTCAGCCGGAGGAACTGGCGGAGATACCGGAGCGCAGCGATACGCCGCTGATGGTGTTTGGCATCAGCAGCGGGGAATCAACCCGCACGCTGACGGTAGACCGGGCCAATGATGTGGCGGACATCTACTATGTGTATGACGAGAACGGGACAGCCTATACGGTGCCGCAGAGTGACCTGGCGGGACTTTGCAAAGATCCGCGGGATCTGTATAAGTCGCAGACGCTTACCGATAAGACCATCGATGACGTGACCTCCATGCAGGTGGCCGACCTCCGATTCATCCAGACAGAGGGAACCTGGACGCTGGCCGATGATCCGGACTATGCTCTGGACCAGGATGCCGTCAAAAAGATGGCCAACACGGTGTGCGGTGTTAAAACGGACTGGACGATCACCTCACCTCAGGAGGATAGTGTCTATGGTCTGGATGCACCGGACGTGACGGCAACGGTGACCTTTACGGATGGCACCAGCCTGACAGTTCGCCTGGGCAGCCTGAAAGAAGGAGATGACACGGTATGTTATCTGGCATCCAGCGATGCGCCGACGGTGGTCTATGAGGTCAGCGCCGACTACAAGGCCGCGTTCGCCGTGACCAAGGAGAGTCTCTACGATGCGCAGGCAACCGCCGAATCGGCGGAAGAGGAAGATACCATTGTGGCAGAACACCCGGTGGGCGGCA